One Glycine max cultivar Williams 82 chromosome 6, Glycine_max_v4.0, whole genome shotgun sequence DNA segment encodes these proteins:
- the SWEET13 gene encoding sugar efflux transporter SWEET13 isoform X2 — protein MDVAHFLFGIFGNASALFLFLAPVYALHSCFLPSLITFKRIIKNRSTEKFSGIPYVMTLLNCLLSAWYGLPFVSPHNILVSTVNGTGSFIEIIYVLIFIVLAPRKEKAKILGLFTFVLSVFSAVVFVSLFALHGNSRKLFCGFAAAIFSIIMYGSPLSIMVPNGVGSALGTMQLILYFIYRDNKGVPRKQAPTEEESMEMGDAKPQQGKQSNANGIQG, from the exons ATGGATGTTGcacattttttgtttggaatctTTG GGAATGCTTCCGCTCTGTTCCTCTTCTTGGCTCCAGTGTATGCATTACATAGCTGCTTCCTTCCCTCTTT GATCACATTCAAGAGGATTATAAAGAACAGATCCACAGAGAAGTTCTCGGGCATTCCATATGTCATGACACTGCTCAATTGTCTCCTTTCAGCTTG GTATGGTTTGCCTTTTGTGTCTCCCCACAACATATTAGTGTCAACAGTGAATGGCACTGGATCATTCATTGAAATCATATACGTGTTAATCTTCATCGTATTGGCACCAAGGAAGGAGAAGGCTAAAATTCTTGGTCTCTTCACCTTCGTGCTCTCGGTGTTCTCTGCAGTTGTTTTCGTGTCCCTTTTTGCTCTTCATGGCAATTCCAGAAAGCTCTTCTGTGGCTTCGCTGCAGCCATATTTTCCATTATCATGTATGGCTCGCCACTCTCAATTATG GTACCTAATGGTGTTGGTTCTGCTTTGGGGACAATGCAACTAATATTGTATTTCATATACCGAGACAATAAAGGTGTTCCAAGGAAGCAAGCCCCAACAGAGGAGGAGTCCATGGAGATGGGGGATGCAAAGCCCCAACAAGGGAAGCAATCCAATGCCAATGGAATTCAAGGATGA
- the SWEET13 gene encoding sugar efflux transporter SWEET13 isoform 1 (isoform 1 is encoded by transcript variant 1), which translates to MDVAHFLFGIFGNASALFLFLAPVITFKRIIKNRSTEKFSGIPYVMTLLNCLLSAWYGLPFVSPHNILVSTVNGTGSFIEIIYVLIFIVLAPRKEKAKILGLFTFVLSVFSAVVFVSLFALHGNSRKLFCGFAAAIFSIIMYGSPLSIMRLVIKTKSVEFMPFFLSLFVFLCGTSWFIFGLLGRDPFVAVPNGVGSALGTMQLILYFIYRDNKGVPRKQAPTEEESMEMGDAKPQQGKQSNANGIQG; encoded by the exons ATGGATGTTGcacattttttgtttggaatctTTG GGAATGCTTCCGCTCTGTTCCTCTTCTTGGCTCCAGT GATCACATTCAAGAGGATTATAAAGAACAGATCCACAGAGAAGTTCTCGGGCATTCCATATGTCATGACACTGCTCAATTGTCTCCTTTCAGCTTG GTATGGTTTGCCTTTTGTGTCTCCCCACAACATATTAGTGTCAACAGTGAATGGCACTGGATCATTCATTGAAATCATATACGTGTTAATCTTCATCGTATTGGCACCAAGGAAGGAGAAGGCTAAAATTCTTGGTCTCTTCACCTTCGTGCTCTCGGTGTTCTCTGCAGTTGTTTTCGTGTCCCTTTTTGCTCTTCATGGCAATTCCAGAAAGCTCTTCTGTGGCTTCGCTGCAGCCATATTTTCCATTATCATGTATGGCTCGCCACTCTCAATTATG AGACTAGTGATCAAAACTAAGAGTGTGGAGTTCATGCCCTTCTTCTTGTCGCTGTTTGTGTTTCTCTGTGGCACTTCCTGGTTTATCTTTGGTCTGCTAGGCCGTGACCCATTTGTTGCA GTACCTAATGGTGTTGGTTCTGCTTTGGGGACAATGCAACTAATATTGTATTTCATATACCGAGACAATAAAGGTGTTCCAAGGAAGCAAGCCCCAACAGAGGAGGAGTCCATGGAGATGGGGGATGCAAAGCCCCAACAAGGGAAGCAATCCAATGCCAATGGAATTCAAGGATGA
- the SWEET13 gene encoding sugar efflux transporter SWEET13 isoform X1, protein MDVAHFLFGIFGNASALFLFLAPVYALHSCFLPSLITFKRIIKNRSTEKFSGIPYVMTLLNCLLSAWYGLPFVSPHNILVSTVNGTGSFIEIIYVLIFIVLAPRKEKAKILGLFTFVLSVFSAVVFVSLFALHGNSRKLFCGFAAAIFSIIMYGSPLSIMRLVIKTKSVEFMPFFLSLFVFLCGTSWFIFGLLGRDPFVAVPNGVGSALGTMQLILYFIYRDNKGVPRKQAPTEEESMEMGDAKPQQGKQSNANGIQG, encoded by the exons ATGGATGTTGcacattttttgtttggaatctTTG GGAATGCTTCCGCTCTGTTCCTCTTCTTGGCTCCAGTGTATGCATTACATAGCTGCTTCCTTCCCTCTTT GATCACATTCAAGAGGATTATAAAGAACAGATCCACAGAGAAGTTCTCGGGCATTCCATATGTCATGACACTGCTCAATTGTCTCCTTTCAGCTTG GTATGGTTTGCCTTTTGTGTCTCCCCACAACATATTAGTGTCAACAGTGAATGGCACTGGATCATTCATTGAAATCATATACGTGTTAATCTTCATCGTATTGGCACCAAGGAAGGAGAAGGCTAAAATTCTTGGTCTCTTCACCTTCGTGCTCTCGGTGTTCTCTGCAGTTGTTTTCGTGTCCCTTTTTGCTCTTCATGGCAATTCCAGAAAGCTCTTCTGTGGCTTCGCTGCAGCCATATTTTCCATTATCATGTATGGCTCGCCACTCTCAATTATG AGACTAGTGATCAAAACTAAGAGTGTGGAGTTCATGCCCTTCTTCTTGTCGCTGTTTGTGTTTCTCTGTGGCACTTCCTGGTTTATCTTTGGTCTGCTAGGCCGTGACCCATTTGTTGCA GTACCTAATGGTGTTGGTTCTGCTTTGGGGACAATGCAACTAATATTGTATTTCATATACCGAGACAATAAAGGTGTTCCAAGGAAGCAAGCCCCAACAGAGGAGGAGTCCATGGAGATGGGGGATGCAAAGCCCCAACAAGGGAAGCAATCCAATGCCAATGGAATTCAAGGATGA
- the SWEET13 gene encoding sugar efflux transporter SWEET13 isoform 2 (isoform 2 is encoded by transcript variant 2), producing MDVAHFLFGIFGNASALFLFLAPVITFKRIIKNRSTEKFSGIPYVMTLLNCLLSAWYGLPFVSPHNILVSTVNGTGSFIEIIYVLIFIVLAPRKEKAKILGLFTFVLSVFSAVVFVSLFALHGNSRKLFCGFAAAIFSIIMYGSPLSIMVPNGVGSALGTMQLILYFIYRDNKGVPRKQAPTEEESMEMGDAKPQQGKQSNANGIQG from the exons ATGGATGTTGcacattttttgtttggaatctTTG GGAATGCTTCCGCTCTGTTCCTCTTCTTGGCTCCAGT GATCACATTCAAGAGGATTATAAAGAACAGATCCACAGAGAAGTTCTCGGGCATTCCATATGTCATGACACTGCTCAATTGTCTCCTTTCAGCTTG GTATGGTTTGCCTTTTGTGTCTCCCCACAACATATTAGTGTCAACAGTGAATGGCACTGGATCATTCATTGAAATCATATACGTGTTAATCTTCATCGTATTGGCACCAAGGAAGGAGAAGGCTAAAATTCTTGGTCTCTTCACCTTCGTGCTCTCGGTGTTCTCTGCAGTTGTTTTCGTGTCCCTTTTTGCTCTTCATGGCAATTCCAGAAAGCTCTTCTGTGGCTTCGCTGCAGCCATATTTTCCATTATCATGTATGGCTCGCCACTCTCAATTATG GTACCTAATGGTGTTGGTTCTGCTTTGGGGACAATGCAACTAATATTGTATTTCATATACCGAGACAATAAAGGTGTTCCAAGGAAGCAAGCCCCAACAGAGGAGGAGTCCATGGAGATGGGGGATGCAAAGCCCCAACAAGGGAAGCAATCCAATGCCAATGGAATTCAAGGATGA
- the LOC100802813 gene encoding pentatricopeptide repeat-containing protein At3g21470 — MSFNLGTWRNNPSHWFCSIRNHIQQGSLRCALLAYKQTRHEGVYDSSVAPLLFKACASLPFLHYVKALHAESIKAGSESDVIIGTALLTTYSKCGVVRDARNLFDTMPERNVVTWNAMISGYLRNGDTESAYLVFEKMQGKTQVTWSQMIGGFARNGDIATARRLFDEVPHELKNVVTWTVMVDGYARIGEMEAAREVFEMMPERNCFVWSSMIHGYFKKGNVTEAAAVFDWVPVRNLEIWNSMIAGYVQNGFGEKALLAFEGMGAEGFEPDEFTVVSVLSACAQLGHLDVGKQIHHMIEHKGIVVNPFVLSGLVDMYAKCGDLVNARLVFEGFTEKNIFCWNAMISGFAINGKCSEVLEFFGRMEESNIRPDGITFLTVLSACAHRGLVTEALEVISKMEGYRIEIGIKHYGCMVDLLGRAGRLKDAYDLIVRMPMKPNDTVLGAMLGACRIHSDMNMAEQVMKLICEEPVTGASSHNVLLSNIYAASEKWEKAERMKRITVDGGSQRIPGCSSIIFSDSCGFKCTSPTLKSMD; from the coding sequence ATGAGTTTTAACCTTGGCACATGGAGAAACAACCCATCACATTGGTTTTGTTCCATAAGGAACCACATTCAGCAAGGATCATTGAGATGTGCTCTTCTTGCGTATAAACAAACCCGGCATGAAGGAGTATATGATTCCAGCGTTGCCCCTCTGTTATTCAAGGCTTGCGCTTCTCTTCCATTCCTTCATTACGTGAAGGCCTTGCATGCAGAGTCCATCAAGGCCGGTTCAGAGAGCGACGTGATCATCGGAACCGCATTGCTCACAACTTACTCCAAATGCGGTGTCGTTAGGGATGCGCGTAATCTGTTTGACACAATGCCTGAGAGAAATGTTGTGACTTGGAATGCCATGATCAGTGGGTACTTGAGAAATGGAGACACGGAATCTGCTTATCTTGTGTTTGAGAAGATGCAGGGGAAAACGCAAGTGACTTGGAGTCAGATGATTGGTGGGTTTGCTAGGAATGGTGATATTGCCACTGCTAGGAGGTTGTTTGATGAGGTTCCCCATGAGTTGAAGAATGTGGTGACATGGACTGTGATGGTTGATGGGTATGCTAGAATAGGGGAGATGGAAGCTGCCAGGGAGGTCTTTGAGATGATGCCTGAAAGGAATTGCTTTGTGTGGTCATCTATGATTCATGGGTACTTCAAGAAGGGCAATGTCACTGAGGCTGCGGCTGTTTTTGACTGGGTTCCGGTTCGGAATTTGGAGATTTGGAATTCCATGATTGCTGGCTATGTTCAGAATGGATTTGGTGAGAAAGCACTGCTAGCTTTTGAGGGAATGGGAGCTGAAGGATTTGAGCCGGATGAGTTCACTGTTGTTAGTGTTTTATCTGCTTGTGCTCAGCTGGGGCACCTGGATGTTGGTAAGCAAATCCATCACATGATAGAACACAAAGGGATAGTTGTAAATCCGTTTGTGTTGAGTGGATTGGTTGACATGTATGCCAAATGTGGTGACTTGGTCAATGCAAGGCTGGTATTTGAAGGGTTCACTGAGAAGAATATTTTCTGCTGGAATGCTATGATTTCAGGTTTTGCCATCAATGGAAAGTGCAGCGAGGTTCTTGAGTTTTTTGGCAGGATGGAGGAATCAAATATAAGGCCTGATGGTATCACCTTTCTTACTGTTCTTTCCGCTTGTGCTCATAGGGGTTTGGTCACTGAAGCTTTGGAAGTAATATCTAAAATGGAGGGATATAGAATTGAAATTGGCATCAAGCATTATGGATGCATGGTTGACCTATTGGGCAGAGCAGGGAGATTAAAAGATGCTTATGACTTGATAGTAAGAATGCCAATGAAACCTAACGACACAGTTTTAGGGGCAATGCTTGGAGCATGCCGGATTCATTCAGATATGAACATGGCAGAACAAGTAATGAAGTTGATCTGTGAAGAGCCTGTTACAGGTGCTAGTTCTCACAATGTGCTTTTGTCAAATATCTATGCAGCTTCTGAAAAATGGGAGAAAGCTGAAAGGATGAAGAGGATCACGGTAGATGGAGGGTCTCAAAGGATACCCGGATGTAGTTCAATTATCTTTAGTGACTCTTGTGGATTTAAGTGCACAAGTCCCACATTAAAATCAATGGACTAA
- the LOC100800838 gene encoding psbP domain-containing protein 4, chloroplastic, which yields MATTALSTTSVLCRRKPQHMHIILPSSQTLQNGTLRTDVTASASKDNISIESEKCCSSLLVNRRTVLASGVSLLGFPGESLAVVKQGLLAGRIPGLSEPDEQGWRTYRRPDEKSGGHGVGWSPIIPYSFRVPKEWEEVPVSIADLGGTEIDLRFASSKEGRLFVIVAPVLRFSDDLGDNATIEKIGPPEKVINAFGPEMIGENVEGKVLSANVAEHEGRTYYQFELEPPHIFITATAAGNRLYLFGVTGSGLQWKRHYDDLKKIAESFRVV from the exons ATGGCAACAACAGCCTTGTCCACGACCAGTGTGCTTTGCAGGAGGAAACCTCAGCACATGCATATTATCCTACCCTCTTCACAGACACTCCAAAATGGAACTCTAAGAACTGATGTAACTGCTTCAGCCTCAAAAGATAATATCAGCATAGAAAGTGAGAAGTGTTGTTCCTCTTTGTTGGTGAACAGAAGAACAGTTTTGGCTTCTGGGGTTTCCTTGTTGGGTTTCCCGGGTGAGAGTTTGGCTGTGGTGAAACAAGGCCTTCTAGCTGGGAGAATTCCTGGCCTGTCCGAGCCAGATGAACAAG GTTGGAGGACGTATCGCAGGCCGGATGAGAAGTCTGGAGGACATGGTGTTGGATGGAGTCCTATTATTCCATACAGCTTCAGAGTGCCCAAAGAATGGGAAGAG GTACCAGTATCAATAGCAGATCTTGGTGGCACAGAGATAGATTTGAGATTTGCCAGCTCTAAGGAAGGACGTTTGTTTGTCATTGTTGCTCCTGTTCTTAGATTCTCTGATG ATCTTGGTGACAATGCTACAATAGAAAAAATTGGACCTCCAGAGAAAGTGATCAATGCATTTGGTCCAGAAATGATTGGGGAAAATGTAGAAGGGAAGGTTCTGAGCGCTAATGTAGCAGAACATGAAGGAAGAACTTACTACCAGTTTGAGCTGGAGCCTCCTCATATTTTCATTACTGCCACCGCAGCTGGCAACcgcttatatttgtttggtgTAACAGGCAGCG GTCTTCAGTGGAAGAGACACTACGATGATTTGAAGAAGATAGCTGAATCTTTTCGGGTTGTATAA
- the LOC100801380 gene encoding putative transcription elongation factor SPT5 homolog 1 yields MSRRGMDDDDEEEYEEEDEQVADFDEEEEEDNHRGRGGGGGRKRRRSGFIDDDAEEVDEDEDEEDDDDEDFDGRGGGGGRRRQYKKVSASNFFDEEAVVDSDEEEEEEEGEDDFIVEGGADLPEEDDGRKMRSSRMLPHHQEDHEDLEAMARSIQERYGRRLTDYDEETTDVEQQALLPSVRDPKLWMVKCAIGRERETAVCLMQKYIDKGSELQIRSAIALDHLKNYIYVEADKEAHVREACKGLRNIFGQKITLVPIREMTDVLSVESKAIDLARDTWVRMKIGTYKGDLAKVVDVDNVRQRVTVKLIPRIDLQALANKLEGREVVKKKAFVPPPRFMNVDEARELHIRVEHRRDAYGERFDAIGGMMFKDGFLYKTVSIKSISAQNIKPTFDELEKFRKPGESGDGDVASLSTLFANRKKGHFMKGDAVIVIKGDLKNLKGKVEKVDEDNVHIRPEMEDLPKTIAVNEKELCKYFEPGNHVKVVSGAQEGATGMVVKVEQHVLILISDTTKEHIRVFADDVVESSEVTTGVTRIGDYELRDLVLLDNNSFGVIIRVESEAFQVLKGIPDRPEVVLIKLREIKCKIDKKISVQDRFKNTVSSKDVVRIVDGPCKGKQGPVEHIYRGILFIFDRHHLEHAGFICAKAQSCVVVGGSRSSGERNGDAYSRFASLRSPSRIPPSPRRFSRGGPMDSGGRHRGGRGHDSLAGTTVKVRQGPYKGYRGRVIDVKGTTVRVELESQMKVVTVDRNHISDNVAVTPYRDTSRYGMGSETPMHPSRTPLHPYMTPMRDPGATPIHDGMRTPMHSRAWNPYTPMSPPRDNWEDGNPGSWGASPQYQPGSPPSRPYEAPTPGAGWASTPGGNYSEAGTPRDSSAYANAPSPYLPSTPGGQPMTPSSASYLPGTPGGQPMTPGTGGMDMMSPVLGGENEGPWFIPDILVNVHRAGEESIGVIREALPDGSYRVGLGSSGNGETITALPNEMEAVVPRKSDKIKIMGGALRGATGKLIGVDGTDGIVKVDDTLDVKILDLVILAKLAQP; encoded by the exons ATGAGTCGCCGTGGCATGGACGACGACGATGAGGAGGAGTACGAGGAGGAGGACGAGCAGGTCGCCGACTTCgacgaggaggaggaggaggacaACCACCGAGGACGCGGGGGTGGTGGCGGCAGGAAGAGGAGAAGATCTGGATTCATTGACGACGACGCCGAAGAGGTCGATGAGGACGAGGACGAGGAGGACGACGATGACGAGGATTTCGATGGACGGGGTGGTGGTGGCGGTCGGAGGCGCCAGTACAAGAAGGTTTCCGCTTCTAATTTCTTCGACGAAGAGGCCGTGGTGGATAGtgatgaggaagaggaagaagaggagGGAGAAGACG ACTTCATCGTTGAAGGTGGAGCGGATCtgccagaagaagatgatgggAGAAAGATGCGTAGTAGCCGTATGCTGCCACACCACCAAGAGGATCATGAAGATCTTGAAGCTATGGCCAGAAGCATCCAGGAACGATATGGAAGGCGCCTAACAGATTATGATGAAGAAACAACAGACGTAGAGCAACAAGCCCTTTTGCCATCTGTGAGAGATCCAAAGCTGTGGATGGTCAAATGTGCA ATTGGTCGTGAGAGGGAAACAGCTGTTTGCCTCATGCAAAAGTACATAGATAAGGGGTCTGAATTGCAAATCAGATCAGCTATTGCTCTCGATCATCTCAAAAACTATATATACGTGGAAGCAGATAAAGAAGCCCATGTCAGAGAG GCTTGCAAAGGTCTACGCAATATATTTGGCCAAAAAATAACACTTGTTCCAATCAGAGAAATGACTGATGTTTTGTCAGTTGAAAGCAAAGCTATTGATCTTGCTAGAGATACTTGGGTCAGAATGAAAATTGGGACTTATAAAGGGGACCTTGCCAAA GTAGTGGATGTTGATAATGTGCGGCAGAGGGTTACTGTCAAATTAATTCCAAGGATAGACTTACAGGCTCTTGCAAACAAATTG GAAGGTAGAGAAGTTGTGAAAAAAAAGGCTTTTGTTCCTCCTCCTCGTTTTATGAATGTTGATGAAGCAAG GGAACTGCATATCCGTGTGGAGCATAGACGCGATGCCTATGGGGAACGATTTGATGCAATTGGAGGCATGATGTTCAAAGATGGATTCTTATATAAAACTGTATCAATAAAATCCATTAGTGCTCAGAACATCAAACctacttttgatgagcttgaaaAATTTCGTAAACCGGGTGAGAGTGGAGACGGGGACGTAGCTAGTCTATCAACTTTGTTTGCAAACAGGAAGAAAGGCCATTTTATGAAAGGTGATGCTGTAATTGTTATAAAGGGAGATTTAAAGAACTTGAAGGGGAAGGTAGAGAAAGTTGATGAAGATAATGTTCATATAAGACCAGAAATGGAGGATCTTCCA AAAACTATTGCTGTAAATGAAAAGGaactttgtaaatattttgaacCAGGAAACCACGTTAAGGTTGTTTCTGGTGCTCAAGAGGGGGCTACGGGCATGGTTGTGAAGGTGGAGCAGCATGTGTTGATCTTAATATCTGATACAACAAAAGAGCAT ATCCGTGTATTTGCAGATGATGTTGTAGAAAGTTCAGAAGTAACTACTGGAGTTACAAGAATTGGGGACTATGAACTTCGCGATCTTGTATTGCTAGA TAATAATAGCTTTGGTGTGATAATACGTGTAGAAAGTGAGGCATTTCAG GTTCTTAAGGGGATTCCTGACAGACCTGAAGTTGTGCTTATTAAATTAAGAGAGATCAAATGCAAGATAGATAAGAAAATAAGTGTGCAGGATAGGTTTAAGAATACAGTATCGTCAAAGGATGTTGTGCGGATCGTTGATGGTCCCTGCAAA gGAAAACAAGGTCCTGTGGAGCACATATATAGGGGAATCTTGTTCATCTTTGATCGCCATCATCTTGAACACGCAGGCTTTATATGTGCTAAGGCCCAATCGTGTGTAGTTGTGGGAGGTTCACGCTCCAGTGGTGAAAGAAAT GGTGATGCCTACTCAAGATTTGCCAGTCTTAGAAGTCCAAGTCGTATTCCACCGTCCCCAAGGAGGTTTTCTCGAGGAGGGCCAATGGATT CTGGAGGGAGACATAGGGGTGGAAGGGGCCATGATAGTTTGGCCGGGACAACCGTTAAAGTACGCCAGGGTCCCTATAAAGGTTACCGTGGGCGTGTTATAGATGTTAAAGGCACAACAGTTCGTGTTGAGTTGGAATCCCAAATGAAGGTTGTGACAG TTGACCGCAACCATATATCTGACAATGTGGCTGTAACCCCATATCG TGATACATCTCGCTATGGAATGGGAAGTGAAACACCAATGCATCCTTCTCGAACTCCCTTACATCCATATATGACTCCAATGAGAGATCCTGGAg CAACACCTATTCATGATGGAATGAGAACACCTATGCATAGCCGAGCATGGAATCCTTATACTCCAATGAGTCCTCCAAG GGATAACTGGGAAGATGGAAATCCAGGCTCTTGGGGAGCCAGTCCACAGTATCAG CCTGGAAGCCCTCCTTCACGGCCATATGAAGCCCCAACTCCTGGTGCTGGTTGGGCTAGCACTCCCGGTGGAAATTATAGTGAAGCTGGAACACCGCGGGACAGTTCTGCCTATG CCAATGCTCCAAGCCCATATTTACCATCAACACCTGGTGGACAGCCTATGACACCAAGTTCAGCATCTTATCTTCCTGGCACCCCTGGAGGACAGCCTATGACTCCAGGCACAGGTGGTATGGACATGATGTCTCCAGTTTTAG GTGGGGAAAACGAAGGGCCATGGTTTATCCCAGATATATTGGTCAACGTACACAGGGCTGGAGAGGAATCTATTGGAGTTATAAGAGAGGCTCTCCCG gATGGCTCTTACAGGGTAGGTCTTGGATCAAGTGGTAATGGTGAAACGATTACAGCCCTTCCTAATGAAATGGAGGCTGTGGTACCAAGAAAATCAGACAAAATAAAGATTATGGGTGGGGCATTGCGTGGTGCAACCGGCAAGTTGATTGGTGTAGATGGTACGGATGGAATTGTAAAGGTAGATGACACATTGGATGTGAAGATTTTAGACTTAGTTATTTTGGCAAAATTGGCTCAACCATGA